In a single window of the Saccharothrix australiensis genome:
- a CDS encoding alpha/beta hydrolase — translation MPRRRLAALLLVALSALTACSAGPSTRPVIAVRGEGGQTPTAPPTGAREVPPLENYRTTTTWSPCTEQTRARMGSTAPAGDHSYECARLTVTLDAPSRPGRGNLGMALLRVGTGGSALVVVGDPDGEPGTLRAARLAASLPPAVLSTFTLIGVDRRGTGKSDGVECVPEVARAGIVESDPDATSQDRLLESIGRASQECVLELENRLTAVDSWRAAADLEQLRLALGVNHLNAIGIGDGSKVLTLYASRYPDHVGRMVFDGAPDPALDVPGAAEARAVAAEATFAAFEKDCVLRSCALGADAAKRFTALLTALRAKPLRGPDLDLTPGTATSAALAALADRSRWPALADAIVAAENGDAAPLTAFVLPQVVDEHDDPPRLDPGIVTGCNDTTTRIPPELVAGLTEDWRAKHPLFGAWHARRLLLCGPFPVPQPERAPKLTSAPPVLVLTTATDPVTPQGGSERAAQALPAGVVVGWQGGGHGALGQSACASQAAEEFLVNARVPTNGTVCPP, via the coding sequence GTGCCGCGTCGGCGTCTCGCCGCCCTGTTGCTGGTGGCACTGAGCGCGCTGACGGCGTGCAGCGCGGGGCCGTCGACCCGCCCGGTGATCGCCGTGCGCGGCGAGGGCGGGCAGACGCCGACCGCGCCGCCGACCGGCGCCCGCGAGGTGCCGCCGCTGGAGAACTACCGGACGACCACGACGTGGTCGCCGTGCACCGAGCAGACCAGGGCGCGAATGGGTTCGACCGCGCCCGCGGGCGACCACTCCTACGAGTGCGCCCGGCTGACCGTGACGCTCGACGCGCCCAGCCGCCCCGGCCGGGGCAACCTCGGCATGGCCCTGCTGCGGGTGGGCACCGGCGGCAGCGCGCTGGTCGTGGTGGGCGACCCGGACGGCGAGCCGGGCACGCTCAGGGCCGCGCGCCTCGCGGCGTCCCTCCCGCCCGCCGTGCTGAGCACCTTCACGCTGATCGGCGTGGACCGGCGCGGCACCGGCAAGTCCGACGGCGTGGAGTGCGTGCCCGAGGTGGCGCGGGCGGGCATCGTGGAGTCCGATCCGGACGCCACCTCGCAGGACCGGCTGCTGGAGTCGATCGGCCGCGCCAGCCAGGAGTGCGTGCTGGAGCTGGAGAACCGGCTGACCGCCGTCGACTCGTGGCGCGCGGCGGCCGACCTGGAGCAGCTGCGCCTCGCCCTGGGCGTCAACCACCTCAACGCGATCGGGATCGGCGACGGCTCGAAGGTCCTCACCCTCTACGCGAGCCGCTACCCGGACCACGTGGGACGGATGGTGTTCGACGGCGCGCCGGACCCGGCGCTGGACGTGCCGGGCGCGGCCGAGGCGCGGGCGGTCGCGGCGGAGGCGACGTTCGCCGCGTTCGAGAAGGACTGCGTGCTCCGGTCGTGCGCGCTGGGCGCGGACGCCGCCAAGCGCTTCACGGCGCTGCTGACGGCCCTGCGCGCCAAGCCGCTGCGCGGCCCGGACCTGGACCTGACCCCCGGCACGGCCACGAGCGCCGCGCTGGCCGCCCTGGCGGACCGCTCCCGCTGGCCCGCGCTGGCCGACGCGATCGTGGCGGCCGAGAACGGCGACGCCGCGCCGCTGACGGCCTTCGTGCTGCCCCAGGTCGTGGACGAGCACGACGACCCGCCGCGGCTCGACCCCGGCATCGTCACCGGGTGCAACGACACGACCACCCGGATCCCACCCGAACTGGTGGCCGGGCTGACGGAGGACTGGCGCGCCAAGCACCCGCTGTTCGGCGCCTGGCACGCGCGGCGGCTGCTGCTGTGCGGGCCGTTCCCCGTGCCGCAGCCCGAGCGGGCGCCGAAGCTGACCAGCGCGCCACCGGTGCTGGTGCTCACCACCGCCACCGACCCGGTGACCCCGCAGGGCGGCAGCGAGCGCGCGGCGCAGGCCCTGCCGGCCGGTGTCGTCGTGGGGTGGCAGGGCGGCGGGCACGGCGCGCTGGGCCAGTCCGCGTGCGCGTCACAAGCGGCGGAGGAATTCCTCGTCAACGCGCGGGTGCCCACCAACGGCACGGTTTGCCCGCCCTGA
- a CDS encoding EamA family transporter → MVHVEGSPERRLPASGPFAAAARAFGAIPPPALVLLGVVSVQVGAAVAKQLFTLAGPAGTVTLRLVLAAAVLLVVWRPSFRVDRRTLLVVAGYGVVLGAMNLTFYQAIERIPLGAAVTIEFLGPLAVAVLGSRRWLDGLWALLAAAGVLLLTRADGGLELTGVLFALAAAACWAGYILLAAALGSRTSDGKGLALAMVFGSALALPFGIADAGAALLDPVVLIAGAAVALLSSVVPYSLELEALRRIPPRVFGILMSLEPAVAALAGLVVLHEALRPAQWVAVCCVVLASVGATRGV, encoded by the coding sequence ATGGTGCACGTCGAGGGCAGTCCCGAGCGGCGGCTGCCCGCTTCCGGGCCGTTCGCCGCCGCGGCGCGGGCGTTCGGCGCGATCCCGCCGCCCGCGCTCGTGCTGCTCGGGGTGGTCAGCGTCCAGGTCGGCGCGGCGGTGGCCAAGCAGCTGTTCACGCTCGCGGGCCCGGCGGGCACGGTGACGCTGCGGCTGGTGCTCGCGGCCGCGGTGCTGCTGGTCGTGTGGCGGCCGTCGTTCCGCGTGGACCGGCGCACGCTGCTGGTCGTCGCCGGCTACGGCGTGGTGCTCGGGGCCATGAACCTCACCTTCTACCAGGCCATCGAGCGCATCCCGCTGGGCGCGGCGGTCACCATCGAGTTCCTCGGCCCGCTCGCGGTGGCCGTGCTGGGGTCGAGGCGGTGGCTCGACGGCCTGTGGGCGCTGCTCGCCGCGGCCGGCGTGCTGCTGCTCACCAGGGCCGACGGCGGGCTGGAGCTGACCGGCGTGCTGTTCGCGCTGGCCGCCGCCGCGTGCTGGGCCGGCTACATCCTGCTGGCCGCCGCGCTGGGCAGCCGCACGTCCGACGGCAAGGGCCTCGCGCTGGCGATGGTGTTCGGCTCGGCGCTCGCGCTGCCGTTCGGGATCGCCGACGCGGGCGCGGCGCTGCTCGACCCGGTGGTGCTGATCGCCGGCGCCGCGGTGGCGCTGCTGTCGTCGGTCGTCCCGTACTCGCTGGAGCTGGAGGCGCTGCGCCGCATCCCGCCGCGGGTGTTCGGCATCCTGATGAGCCTGGAGCCGGCGGTCGCGGCCCTCGCCGGCCTGGTGGTGCTGCACGAGGCACTGCGCCCGGCGCAGTGGGTCGCGGTGTGCTGCGTGGTCCTGGCCTCAGTAGGCGCAACACGCGGTGTTTGA
- a CDS encoding ATP-dependent DNA ligase: MARVVLPLTPPVQPMLATAVDEIPTGSHWVFEPKWDGYRCLVFRDGDDVVLQSRSGKPLNRYFPEAVAALLRTLPERVVLDGELVVAKDDKLDFDALSERIHPAASRVRLLAERTPASFVAFDLLAVGDEVLLDQPGTRRRARLAELVTPGDSLYLTPATTDRALALQWFELFEGAGLDGVIGKPASAGYAPGKRTMIKVKHARTAECVVAGLRWHKDTEPGTAVGSLLLGLHDDRGVLHHVGVVGSFKAAERRALARELADLVTEGDHPWLVEPDGRRLPGEINRWRGKHADWVPLRPERVLEIAYAQTEGAAPARLRHNGQFRRWRPDRDPASCGYDQLDQPARYDVESVLRGEVRPA, from the coding sequence ATGGCGCGCGTGGTGCTTCCGCTGACCCCGCCCGTCCAGCCGATGCTGGCCACCGCGGTGGACGAGATCCCGACCGGCTCGCACTGGGTGTTCGAGCCCAAGTGGGACGGTTACCGCTGCCTGGTGTTCCGCGACGGCGACGACGTGGTCCTCCAGTCCCGCAGCGGCAAGCCGCTCAACCGGTACTTCCCGGAGGCGGTGGCCGCGCTGCTGCGCACCCTGCCGGAGCGGGTCGTGCTGGACGGCGAGCTGGTCGTCGCCAAGGACGACAAGCTCGACTTCGACGCCCTGTCCGAGCGCATCCACCCGGCCGCGAGCCGGGTGCGGCTGCTGGCCGAGCGGACGCCCGCGAGCTTCGTGGCGTTCGACCTGCTCGCGGTGGGCGACGAGGTGCTGCTGGACCAGCCGGGCACGCGCCGCCGGGCCCGGCTGGCGGAGCTGGTCACGCCCGGCGACTCGCTCTACCTGACCCCGGCCACGACGGACCGCGCGCTGGCGCTCCAGTGGTTCGAGCTGTTCGAGGGCGCGGGGCTGGACGGGGTGATCGGCAAGCCCGCGTCCGCCGGCTACGCGCCCGGCAAGCGCACCATGATCAAGGTCAAGCACGCGCGGACGGCCGAGTGCGTGGTGGCTGGCCTGCGCTGGCACAAGGACACCGAGCCCGGCACCGCCGTCGGCTCGCTGCTGCTCGGCCTGCACGACGACCGGGGCGTGCTGCACCACGTCGGCGTGGTCGGCTCGTTCAAGGCGGCCGAGCGGCGGGCGCTGGCGCGGGAGCTGGCCGACCTCGTCACCGAGGGCGACCACCCGTGGCTGGTGGAGCCGGACGGGCGGCGGCTGCCCGGTGAGATCAACCGGTGGCGCGGCAAGCACGCCGACTGGGTGCCGCTGCGCCCGGAACGCGTACTGGAGATCGCCTACGCGCAGACCGAGGGCGCGGCGCCCGCGCGGCTGCGGCACAACGGCCAGTTCCGCCGGTGGCGGCCGGACCGCGACCCGGCGTCGTGCGGCTACGACCAGCTCGACCAGCCCGCGCGCTACGACGTCGAATCGGTCCTGCGCGGCGAGGTGCGGCCGGCCTGA
- a CDS encoding alkaline shock response membrane anchor protein AmaP, giving the protein MIARSYRLERVCAATLGLVALLVGGGALALHLARVDRPVLDPDVLDRLRDHLLATRLAALLLGLLLVVVGLWWAWRAVTPEKHPDLDLADGVVVTSDALADAVRADAEQVDGVSSAAVKVIGEPALRLKLTLRQGADVRAVWQELDGVLGRAREALGVRVLPAAVRLDLAARDRQRVR; this is encoded by the coding sequence ATGATCGCCCGGTCCTACCGCCTGGAACGCGTCTGCGCCGCGACGCTCGGCCTCGTCGCCCTGCTCGTCGGCGGCGGCGCGCTGGCCCTCCACCTCGCCCGCGTCGACCGCCCCGTCCTGGACCCGGACGTCCTCGACCGGCTGCGCGACCACCTCCTGGCGACCCGCCTCGCCGCGCTCCTCCTCGGCCTGCTGCTGGTCGTGGTCGGCCTGTGGTGGGCGTGGCGGGCCGTGACCCCCGAGAAGCACCCCGACCTGGACCTGGCCGACGGCGTGGTGGTCACGTCCGACGCGCTGGCCGACGCCGTGCGGGCCGACGCCGAGCAGGTGGACGGCGTGTCGTCGGCCGCCGTGAAGGTGATCGGCGAACCCGCGCTGCGCCTGAAGCTGACCCTGCGGCAGGGCGCGGACGTGCGGGCGGTGTGGCAGGAGCTGGACGGGGTGCTGGGCCGGGCCAGGGAGGCGCTGGGCGTGCGGGTGCTGCCCGCGGCCGTGCGGCTCGACCTGGCGGCACGTGACCGGCAACGCGTGCGCTGA
- a CDS encoding DUF6286 domain-containing protein: protein MRVLLRLLSPFLGLAVAGAGGLLVAEVAWRWAGRGRLLPWWPTGLTWTDERVRTAALLTAVAGLLLLVLAMAARRKDVRLHAPADGVVVTTTPTALARVVGHRVRAVEGVSGASVTASRRRVRVRATSRRHDEAALRPRLLDAARAVVRDLPMPSPPKVSVVVDSPKDREHPRGEPRRRSGHWPHEREPVDRESQKREHAEHDPHEDAPRADAGSERTTPERGTRSRPEESR from the coding sequence GTGCGCGTGTTGCTGCGTCTGCTGTCGCCGTTCCTCGGGCTGGCCGTCGCGGGCGCCGGCGGACTGCTGGTGGCCGAGGTCGCCTGGCGCTGGGCCGGGCGCGGCCGCCTGCTCCCCTGGTGGCCGACCGGGCTGACCTGGACCGACGAGCGCGTGCGGACCGCCGCGCTGCTCACCGCCGTCGCCGGGTTGCTGCTGCTGGTCCTGGCGATGGCGGCGCGGCGGAAGGACGTCCGGCTGCACGCGCCCGCCGACGGCGTCGTCGTCACCACCACGCCGACGGCGCTGGCGCGGGTCGTCGGCCACCGGGTGCGGGCCGTGGAGGGCGTCAGCGGCGCGTCGGTCACCGCGTCCCGCCGCAGGGTGCGCGTCCGGGCCACCAGCAGGCGGCACGACGAGGCGGCGCTGCGCCCGCGCCTGCTGGACGCGGCCCGCGCGGTGGTGCGCGACCTGCCGATGCCGTCACCGCCCAAGGTGTCCGTCGTCGTCGACTCGCCCAAGGACCGCGAGCACCCCCGCGGTGAGCCGCGGCGGCGGTCCGGCCACTGGCCCCACGAGCGCGAACCCGTGGACCGCGAGTCGCAGAAGCGCGAGCACGCGGAGCACGACCCACACGAGGACGCGCCGCGCGCCGACGCGGGCAGCGAGCGCACGACGCCCGAGCGCGGGACGCGCAGTCGACCGGAGGAAAGCCGATGA
- a CDS encoding Asp23/Gls24 family envelope stress response protein: MTLADAAPRGADVARPAGEDRDARDRGRLDVHPSVVKKVAARAVDRVPGTLPGASVKVRDRGDADVEVAVTVGLRYPAPIRAAAADVRRSVADEVERITGRRVLDVAVTVSALRSALRPRVE; this comes from the coding sequence GTGACCCTCGCCGACGCCGCCCCGCGCGGCGCGGACGTCGCGCGCCCGGCCGGGGAGGACCGCGACGCGCGGGACCGCGGGCGGCTCGACGTTCACCCGTCCGTGGTGAAGAAGGTCGCCGCGCGGGCCGTCGACCGGGTGCCGGGCACGCTGCCCGGCGCGTCGGTCAAGGTCCGGGACCGCGGCGACGCGGACGTCGAGGTCGCCGTCACGGTCGGGCTGCGCTACCCCGCCCCGATCCGGGCGGCGGCGGCGGACGTGCGGCGGTCGGTCGCCGACGAGGTCGAGCGGATCACCGGGCGCCGGGTGCTGGACGTCGCCGTGACGGTGTCCGCGCTGCGGTCCGCCCTCCGACCACGAGTGGAGTGA
- a CDS encoding Asp23/Gls24 family envelope stress response protein, producing the protein MAQTTATKPDSGNVPARLADDTAQGKTTIASSVVQKVAGIAAREISGVHALGGGVSRAFGALRERIPGAGTSATSGVSVEVGEKQAAIDLDLVVEYGAGIVDLARAVRRNVITSVERITGLEVIEVNIAVNDIHLPEDEEDQEPVQSRVE; encoded by the coding sequence ATGGCGCAAACGACAGCGACCAAGCCGGACAGCGGCAACGTGCCCGCCCGCCTGGCCGACGACACGGCGCAGGGCAAGACCACCATCGCGTCGTCGGTCGTGCAGAAGGTCGCCGGCATCGCGGCCCGCGAGATCTCCGGCGTGCACGCGCTGGGCGGCGGCGTCTCGCGGGCGTTCGGCGCGCTGCGGGAACGCATCCCCGGCGCGGGCACCTCGGCGACCAGCGGCGTGAGCGTGGAGGTCGGCGAGAAGCAGGCGGCGATCGACCTGGACCTCGTGGTCGAGTACGGGGCGGGCATCGTCGACCTGGCCAGGGCGGTGCGCCGCAACGTGATCACGTCGGTGGAGCGCATCACCGGCCTGGAGGTCATCGAGGTCAACATCGCCGTCAACGACATCCACCTGCCCGAGGACGAGGAGGACCAGGAACCGGTCCAGTCCCGCGTCGAGTGA
- a CDS encoding anti-sigma factor family protein, translating to MSRLPCGRSVDDLVAYLVDREEDPDLGAHVAGCPDCAAELAELEARWAAVRQVAVTPVPTPPGLVSRVLAAVHGVRPRPGSPPVEFDQDGGRVSVSERAVLAVCRRLAVDLATRLGLHVRGTAVADGGLQVLVAARYPMPAVAVSEELRAQLAHELRAQLGDAAPVVHVHLIDIG from the coding sequence ATGAGCCGGCTCCCCTGCGGGCGCTCGGTGGACGACCTGGTGGCCTACCTGGTCGACCGGGAGGAGGACCCGGACCTCGGCGCGCACGTGGCCGGCTGCCCGGACTGCGCGGCCGAGCTGGCGGAGCTGGAGGCCCGCTGGGCGGCGGTGCGGCAGGTGGCGGTGACGCCCGTGCCGACGCCGCCCGGCCTGGTGTCGCGGGTGCTGGCCGCGGTGCACGGCGTGCGGCCCCGGCCGGGTTCGCCGCCGGTCGAGTTCGACCAGGACGGCGGGCGCGTCAGCGTGTCCGAGCGCGCGGTGCTCGCGGTGTGCCGTCGGCTGGCCGTGGACCTCGCCACCCGCCTGGGCCTGCACGTGCGGGGCACAGCCGTGGCGGACGGCGGGCTCCAGGTGCTGGTCGCCGCCCGCTACCCCATGCCCGCCGTCGCGGTGTCGGAGGAGCTGCGGGCGCAACTGGCGCACGAGCTGCGCGCGCAACTGGGCGACGCCGCGCCGGTGGTCCACGTGCACCTCATCGACATCGGGTAG
- a CDS encoding RNA polymerase sigma factor, producing the protein MTAADQHLLDAAVRGNTAAFDELVRRHTGRMYRVALRVVGDPVEAEDVVQDAWISAWRALPRFRGDAAPSTWLYRVVTNAALLHLRRRKPTVPLESAPEPRSDNGPEAAVLRGEAADVVLRAIAGLEPGQRVPLVLRELEGLSYEEVAEVLGIGVPALRARLHRARVALMAKLREQR; encoded by the coding sequence GTGACCGCTGCGGACCAGCACCTGCTCGACGCGGCCGTGCGCGGGAACACGGCGGCGTTCGACGAGCTGGTCCGCCGGCACACCGGGCGGATGTACCGGGTGGCGCTGCGCGTCGTGGGCGACCCGGTCGAGGCCGAGGACGTGGTGCAGGACGCGTGGATCTCGGCGTGGCGCGCGCTGCCCCGGTTCCGCGGCGACGCCGCGCCGTCCACCTGGCTGTACCGGGTGGTCACCAACGCCGCGCTGCTGCACCTGCGGCGCAGGAAGCCGACCGTGCCGCTGGAGTCCGCGCCGGAGCCGAGGTCGGACAACGGCCCCGAGGCGGCGGTGCTGCGCGGCGAGGCGGCGGACGTGGTGCTGCGTGCCATCGCCGGCCTGGAGCCGGGCCAACGGGTGCCGCTGGTGCTGCGCGAGCTGGAGGGGCTGAGCTACGAGGAGGTGGCCGAGGTGCTGGGCATCGGGGTACCGGCCTTGCGCGCGCGGCTGCACCGGGCGAGGGTTGCCCTCATGGCGAAGCTGAGGGAGCAGCGATGA
- a CDS encoding pyrimidine reductase family protein, whose amino-acid sequence MLWPTPSPGAGTTGITDAELERLYDYPPGLDRPWVQVNFVSSVDGAVTVAGKSGGLGNPADKKVFGLGRDLADVVLVGARTALIEGYQGVKAGEVRRERRARLGLAEVPPIAVVTARCSVEPTSPLLTATSARPIILTTSSAPADRRDALADAGADVVVAGEDEVDLRAALAALDERGLRRVDCEGGPTLFGALIAADLVDVLCVTFAPLLTGGDAGRIATGPLPAAPRDLELASILRHESALLLRYVRAGT is encoded by the coding sequence ATGTTGTGGCCGACACCTTCCCCGGGCGCGGGGACCACCGGGATCACCGACGCCGAGCTGGAACGGCTCTACGACTACCCGCCGGGGCTCGACCGGCCCTGGGTGCAGGTCAACTTCGTGTCCAGCGTGGACGGCGCGGTCACCGTCGCGGGCAAGTCCGGCGGGCTGGGCAACCCGGCGGACAAGAAGGTGTTCGGCTTGGGCCGCGACCTCGCCGACGTGGTGCTGGTCGGCGCGCGGACCGCGTTGATCGAGGGCTACCAGGGGGTGAAGGCGGGCGAGGTGCGGCGGGAGCGCCGGGCTCGCCTGGGGCTCGCCGAGGTGCCGCCGATCGCCGTCGTGACCGCGCGGTGCTCGGTCGAGCCGACGTCGCCGCTGCTCACCGCCACCTCCGCGCGACCGATCATCCTCACCACGTCCTCCGCGCCCGCCGACCGCCGGGACGCGCTCGCCGACGCGGGCGCGGACGTCGTCGTGGCCGGCGAGGACGAGGTCGACCTGCGCGCGGCGCTCGCGGCGCTGGACGAGCGCGGCCTGCGCCGCGTCGACTGCGAGGGCGGGCCGACGCTGTTCGGCGCGCTCATCGCCGCCGACCTGGTGGACGTGCTGTGCGTGACGTTCGCGCCGCTGCTCACCGGCGGCGACGCGGGGCGCATCGCGACCGGGCCGCTGCCCGCCGCGCCGCGCGACCTGGAGCTGGCGTCGATCCTGCGCCACGAGAGCGCGCTGCTGCTGAGGTACGTCCGGGCGGGCACGTGA
- the zapE gene encoding cell division protein ZapE, producing MPAPRLSDRDPRVEADELVGAMVPPPRFDAVRFDTYLPNPDEPSQAAAVAACRSFAEQVAQGPKGWFGSLFRKTERDKPGLYLDGGFGVGKTHLLASIWHAVPGPKSYGTFVELTNLVGALGFAETVTRLSGHRLLAIDEFELDDPGDTMLVTRLIKELTAAGVAVAATSNTLPDKLGEGRFAAADFLREIQSMSAKFAVVRVDGPDYRHRGLPDAPEPMTDEELTAKAESTPGATLDDFADLCARLARLHPSRYGRLLDGVTAVHLRGVEPAPDQAVALRLVALGDRLYDRDIPVAVSGQALSELFTAEMLRGGYRKKYLRAVSRLVALSR from the coding sequence ATGCCAGCCCCGCGCCTGTCCGACCGCGACCCCCGCGTCGAGGCGGACGAACTGGTCGGGGCGATGGTCCCGCCGCCCCGGTTCGACGCCGTCCGGTTCGACACCTACCTGCCCAACCCGGACGAGCCGAGCCAGGCCGCGGCGGTGGCGGCGTGCCGGTCGTTCGCCGAGCAGGTGGCGCAGGGCCCGAAGGGCTGGTTCGGCTCGCTGTTCCGGAAGACCGAGCGCGACAAGCCGGGGCTCTACCTCGACGGCGGGTTCGGCGTCGGCAAGACGCACCTGCTCGCGTCGATCTGGCACGCCGTGCCCGGACCCAAGTCCTACGGCACGTTCGTGGAGCTGACCAACCTGGTCGGCGCGCTGGGCTTCGCCGAGACGGTCACCCGGCTGTCCGGGCACCGGCTGCTGGCCATCGACGAGTTCGAACTCGACGACCCCGGCGACACGATGCTGGTCACCCGGCTGATCAAGGAGCTGACGGCGGCGGGCGTCGCGGTCGCGGCGACCTCGAACACGCTGCCGGACAAGCTGGGCGAGGGCCGGTTCGCGGCGGCCGACTTCCTGCGCGAGATCCAGTCCATGTCGGCGAAGTTCGCCGTGGTGCGGGTGGACGGGCCGGACTACCGGCACCGGGGCCTGCCCGACGCGCCGGAGCCGATGACCGACGAGGAGCTGACCGCGAAGGCGGAGAGCACGCCGGGCGCGACCCTGGACGACTTCGCCGACCTGTGCGCCCGGCTGGCGCGGCTGCACCCGTCGCGCTACGGGCGGCTGCTCGACGGCGTGACGGCCGTGCACCTGCGCGGCGTCGAGCCCGCGCCGGACCAGGCGGTGGCCCTGCGGCTGGTGGCCCTGGGCGACCGGCTGTACGACCGCGACATCCCGGTGGCGGTGTCGGGGCAGGCGCTGTCGGAGCTGTTCACCGCCGAGATGCTGCGCGGCGGCTACCGGAAGAAGTACCTGCGCGCGGTGTCCCGCCTCGTCGCCCTCTCCCGGTGA
- a CDS encoding DUF3040 domain-containing protein encodes MSDAERRTLNEIEHRLAVEEPALANALVAGRPRHPVRSHALAVTFGALGLLLLTLGSLGPALASFGCAALAVLLRGVTIR; translated from the coding sequence ATGAGCGATGCGGAGCGCAGGACGCTCAACGAGATCGAGCACAGGCTCGCCGTGGAGGAGCCCGCACTGGCCAACGCGCTGGTCGCCGGTCGCCCCCGCCACCCCGTCCGGTCCCACGCGCTGGCCGTGACGTTCGGCGCGCTCGGGCTGCTGCTGCTGACCCTGGGCTCGCTCGGGCCGGCGCTGGCCTCGTTCGGGTGCGCCGCGCTCGCCGTGCTGTTGCGCGGCGTCACGATCCGGTAG